One segment of Shewanella piezotolerans WP3 DNA contains the following:
- a CDS encoding flagellar protein FlaG → MELNLTSNNVAPTVVDTNINQNGLVNQDKGSANALARTETVNKIQDGNTVNAQEQLSEELAQEKIQEEKAAESPEEMEEVAEKLSDMMAMLRKGLTFKIDDSLGTQVVSVLDIDTGELIRQIPNEEALELAIKLHEKMAEMDGLLMSTEV, encoded by the coding sequence ATGGAACTGAATTTAACCAGCAACAATGTTGCTCCAACAGTCGTCGATACAAATATAAATCAGAATGGGTTAGTGAACCAAGATAAGGGGTCAGCTAATGCTCTCGCAAGAACTGAGACCGTCAATAAAATACAAGATGGCAATACGGTCAATGCGCAAGAGCAACTATCAGAAGAGTTAGCACAAGAGAAGATACAAGAGGAAAAAGCGGCTGAATCGCCTGAAGAGATGGAAGAGGTTGCTGAGAAGCTGTCTGATATGATGGCTATGTTACGTAAAGGGCTTACTTTTAAAATTGACGACTCTCTTGGAACTCAAGTGGTCAGTGTTCTAGATATAGACACTGGTGAATTGATCAGGCAGATCCCTAACGAAGAAGCGTTAGAGTTGGCCATTAAATTGCATGAGAAAATGGCTGAGATGGATGGCTTATTGATGTCTACTGAAGTATAA
- the fliD gene encoding flagellar filament capping protein FliD — MGLTSVGIGSGMDINGIVSALVQAESAPKVAKFDADEGKLNAEISAMGALKSALTEFQDSLEKLTDPDTFIARKVKLSNSGFISATADEKAVPGSYKVEVEQLAESQKLGSAPVVDATAALGEGTLVFGVDGEDFTVAVETGDSLETVMQKINDAEDNVGVTATIINGDNGPQLVMTSDKTGIDKQITVTATDTDGGTGLADTFTMTELSAAKDAVLYVDGLKVTSSSNTVDNVITGVSITLTDADLSKSTQLTVSADSDAVKSSVEGFVESYNELMDTISNMSGYDADTKKAGILQGDSMIRSIQSQLRGVLSSSYDSEDGSTMLANIGVKTTQQGTLEIDDKILNSALENDMTQIKDMFSTEDTGLAARLDGLVETYVQTGGTIDSRDETLDNQISRITDSREQLTRKMVSYEARLLKQFNAMDLVVANLSAQSADLTSRLASLPGVVPKK; from the coding sequence ATGGGTTTAACATCAGTTGGTATTGGTTCAGGAATGGACATTAATGGCATTGTATCTGCGTTAGTGCAAGCTGAGAGTGCGCCCAAAGTTGCCAAGTTCGATGCCGATGAAGGTAAGTTAAATGCCGAAATATCTGCCATGGGGGCACTTAAAAGTGCTTTAACCGAATTTCAAGATAGCTTAGAGAAATTAACTGACCCAGATACCTTTATCGCTCGTAAAGTGAAGCTCTCTAACAGTGGCTTCATAAGTGCAACCGCAGATGAGAAAGCGGTTCCTGGTAGCTATAAAGTTGAAGTTGAACAGTTAGCAGAGAGTCAAAAACTTGGCTCTGCGCCAGTGGTTGATGCCACGGCAGCTCTAGGTGAGGGAACATTAGTTTTCGGTGTAGATGGAGAGGACTTCACTGTTGCGGTAGAAACTGGTGATTCACTAGAAACTGTGATGCAAAAAATCAACGATGCTGAAGACAATGTTGGCGTTACTGCGACCATTATTAATGGTGATAACGGCCCACAATTAGTGATGACATCGGATAAAACAGGTATTGATAAACAAATAACGGTGACCGCAACTGACACCGATGGTGGTACGGGATTGGCCGACACTTTTACTATGACTGAACTTAGCGCTGCAAAAGATGCTGTGCTTTATGTTGATGGGCTAAAAGTAACTTCAAGCAGCAATACGGTCGATAACGTAATTACTGGGGTCAGTATTACTTTAACTGACGCCGACTTAAGTAAAAGCACTCAGTTAACAGTTTCTGCTGATTCAGACGCAGTGAAAAGCAGTGTCGAGGGTTTTGTTGAGTCTTATAATGAGTTAATGGATACGATTTCCAACATGTCAGGTTATGATGCTGACACTAAGAAAGCTGGGATTTTGCAGGGTGATTCAATGATCCGCAGTATTCAAAGCCAACTTCGAGGTGTGCTCTCGAGTAGTTATGATTCTGAAGATGGCTCAACAATGCTAGCCAATATTGGGGTTAAAACTACTCAACAAGGGACGTTAGAAATTGATGACAAAATTCTCAATAGCGCCCTTGAAAACGATATGACACAAATCAAAGATATGTTTAGCACCGAGGACACAGGTCTTGCTGCAAGGCTCGATGGCTTAGTGGAAACCTATGTCCAAACTGGCGGTACTATTGATAGCCGTGATGAAACCTTAGATAACCAAATTTCGCGTATTACTGACAGCCGTGAACAATTGACTCGTAAAATGGTTTCTTATGAGGCAAGGCTGTTAAAACAGTTCAATGCTATGGATTTGGTGGTAGCAAACTTAAGCGCGCAGTCCGCAGACTTAACTAGTCGGCTGGCTTCATTACCAGGTGTGGTTCCAAAAAAATAG
- the fliS gene encoding flagellar export chaperone FliS, which translates to MRGSLQSYRKVSLDSSIAVASPHKVIQMMFSGALERLAQGRYAIEQNNLELKGVSLGKAVSIVAGLNSSLNMDAEGDVANNLSALYDFMLQKISDANINNDVQAIDDATDILRVIKEAWDAIPTELHELSSES; encoded by the coding sequence ATGAGAGGTTCGCTTCAATCATATCGTAAAGTTTCTCTTGATAGCAGTATTGCAGTTGCTTCACCCCATAAAGTGATTCAAATGATGTTTTCTGGCGCTTTAGAGCGTTTAGCACAAGGGCGTTATGCCATTGAGCAGAACAACTTGGAGCTTAAAGGTGTGAGTTTAGGCAAAGCCGTTAGCATTGTTGCAGGACTCAATAGCAGCCTTAATATGGACGCTGAAGGAGATGTTGCGAATAACCTAAGTGCTCTTTATGACTTCATGTTGCAAAAAATCTCTGATGCAAACATTAATAACGATGTACAAGCAATTGATGATGCGACAGATATTTTACGTGTCATTAAAGAAGCTTGGGATGCTATTCCGACTGAGCTTCATGAGCTATCGTCTGAAAGCTAA